In a genomic window of Longimicrobiales bacterium:
- a CDS encoding Gfo/Idh/MocA family oxidoreductase, translating to MEARGEEQIRAVIIGAGARGNQVFAELMRRHAMGWRVSAVVEPDELRRSAFCVRHEIPPERAFQDLEQLLEQPKLGDVAFICTPDVTHYSICARVSAAGYDVLLEKPIATSLPDCLALLDVQRTHRNRIFVAHVLRYSPFFRTLKEIVASRQYGLVRNIRLTENVGHWHFAHSYVRGSWRRREDSAPIVLTKSSHDLDLIAWLLETDRPAFVSSFGTLEYFTPVNAPPEAAGRCLDCVLKDTCRYSATQFYLHDRPGWPYDVVAPAQAGIEARHEALRTGPYGRCVWHSDNDVCDNQTVSIQFESGIHATFGLYALSADNTRRVTVLTDAAEIGGDLHQGLLTVTPLTGRVDDVRPEAIELPQAEDHHGGGDYMLLRTLYEHLTTGAHAHVMSSLESSIASHVLAFLADESRRMGGSPMPVPAIFQLSGMGRQEEDRGAAWSA from the coding sequence GTGGAGGCAAGAGGAGAGGAACAGATCCGGGCAGTGATCATCGGCGCCGGCGCCCGTGGCAACCAGGTGTTCGCCGAGCTGATGCGGCGCCATGCCATGGGCTGGCGCGTGAGCGCCGTCGTGGAGCCGGACGAGCTGCGCCGCAGTGCGTTCTGCGTGCGGCACGAGATCCCGCCCGAGCGTGCCTTCCAGGACCTGGAGCAGCTGCTGGAGCAGCCGAAGCTCGGCGACGTCGCATTCATCTGCACGCCGGACGTGACCCACTACAGCATCTGCGCCCGTGTCTCGGCGGCAGGCTACGATGTGCTGCTGGAGAAGCCGATTGCGACGTCGCTGCCCGACTGTCTCGCGCTGCTCGACGTGCAGCGAACGCATCGTAACCGTATCTTCGTCGCTCATGTCCTGCGCTACTCGCCCTTCTTTCGCACGCTGAAGGAGATCGTGGCGTCGCGCCAGTACGGCCTGGTGCGTAACATCCGGTTGACGGAAAACGTGGGGCACTGGCACTTCGCGCACAGCTACGTGCGGGGGAGCTGGCGCAGGCGCGAGGACAGCGCACCGATCGTGCTGACGAAGAGCTCGCACGATCTCGACCTGATCGCGTGGCTGCTGGAGACCGATCGACCGGCGTTCGTCAGCTCGTTCGGCACGCTGGAGTACTTCACCCCGGTGAATGCGCCGCCCGAGGCGGCGGGTCGCTGCCTCGACTGCGTGCTCAAGGACACGTGCCGCTACAGCGCGACGCAGTTCTACCTGCACGATCGACCGGGCTGGCCGTACGACGTGGTCGCGCCTGCACAGGCGGGCATCGAGGCACGACACGAGGCGCTGCGCACCGGCCCGTACGGGCGGTGTGTCTGGCACTCGGACAACGACGTGTGCGACAACCAGACGGTGTCGATCCAGTTCGAGTCCGGCATTCATGCGACGTTCGGGCTGTACGCACTGAGTGCCGACAACACGCGCCGTGTCACGGTGCTCACCGACGCAGCGGAGATCGGCGGCGACCTGCACCAGGGGCTGCTCACGGTGACGCCGCTGACCGGCCGCGTCGACGACGTGAGACCGGAGGCGATCGAGCTGCCGCAGGCCGAGGATCACCATGGTGGTGGCGATTACATGCTGCTGCGAACGCTGTACGAGCATCTGACGACCGGTGCGCACGCGCACGTGATGAGCTCGCTGGAAAGCTCGATCGCGAGCCACGTGCTCGCGTTCCTGGCCGACGAGTCGCGTCGCATGGGCGGCTCACCGATGCCGGTCCCGGCGATCTTCCAGCTGTCGGGTATGGGCCGGCAGGAGGAGGACAGGGGCGCGGCGTGGAGCGCATGA
- a CDS encoding HAD-IIB family hydrolase → MTIRYVLASDLDGTLADGSDEARRELIEWLQERDDARLVYVTGRAPASARTLMQRAALPAPDVLIADVGTTVLEGSSLAPIAPIEAEMEREWPGADVVRERLAQMTSLRPQDVDAPRRVSWWIEPVRQQRAPGDDPFAARAPDDASMQADAARIAREAGAEAAERLAPLAVDVLVSANVFLDVLPRGVNKGSTLLRVLEWMGADRASCVVAGDSLNDLALFTTGLRGIVVGNCEPALAERVNGMGQVYRAREAGAGGVLEGLRHHRWLE, encoded by the coding sequence ATGACCATACGATACGTGCTGGCCAGTGACCTGGACGGCACACTCGCGGACGGCAGCGACGAGGCACGTCGGGAGCTGATCGAGTGGCTGCAGGAGCGCGACGACGCCCGGCTCGTCTACGTGACGGGTCGCGCTCCCGCGTCCGCCCGGACGCTGATGCAGCGGGCGGCGCTGCCGGCGCCCGACGTGCTGATCGCCGATGTCGGAACCACTGTCCTCGAGGGTTCCTCGCTCGCGCCGATCGCGCCGATCGAGGCGGAGATGGAGCGGGAGTGGCCGGGAGCGGACGTGGTGCGCGAGCGACTCGCGCAGATGACGTCGCTGCGGCCCCAGGATGTCGACGCGCCGCGCCGCGTATCCTGGTGGATCGAGCCGGTGCGGCAGCAGCGCGCTCCCGGCGACGACCCCTTTGCGGCGCGCGCGCCGGATGATGCATCGATGCAGGCCGACGCAGCACGAATTGCACGGGAGGCCGGTGCCGAGGCGGCCGAGCGGCTGGCGCCACTTGCCGTCGATGTGCTGGTATCGGCGAACGTGTTTCTGGATGTGCTGCCGCGGGGAGTCAACAAGGGCAGCACACTGCTCCGCGTGCTCGAGTGGATGGGAGCGGACCGGGCGAGCTGTGTCGTGGCTGGCGATTCATTGAATGATCTTGCCCTGTTCACCACGGGCCTGCGCGGTATCGTGGTCGGCAACTGCGAGCCCGCGCTCGCGGAACGGGTGAACGGGATGGGACAGGTCTACCGCGCGCGGGAGGCCGGTGCGGGTGGTGTGCTCGAAGGGCTGCGCCATCACCGCTGGCTGGAATGA
- a CDS encoding trehalose-6-phosphate synthase, with translation MAGSDFIVLSHREPYQEHTTPEGDVVLRRKTNGVFTTLDSVMRQKRGTWIAWREHTEGTEFVPRVRVPDADDPSAYNVRRIPLTPDEARRFYYDFTSTALWPVLFSLLDRARFTAEAWETYQRVNHMFTDAVCEEAAPDALVWVNDFHLMLTPRLIKERRPDLRLALFLHTTFPPPDVFGILPWREELLDGLLHLDLIGFHIASYAQNFADTAERFMNAEVLAVEESSLVKHGPAVAVPRYPRTLRYGERRIELGEFPVGADVDYFTGEAQAETTKHAAEEVRERTGADTIIVSAERLDYVKGVLERLECFERYLERHPERHGNVSFIQIAVPTRTGMEEFQAMRRQVEEAVGRINGRFGGLEWQPVLHLYGSLDRPELVGLYVAADIAWVTPLRDGLNLVAKEYVAAQIGGTGAVILSEFAGAAAELRGAILTNPYSPDDMDRALEEAMDMDEGERTGRMLMLRDRVLSWDVHRWSRAFLDAAERAGAATAHT, from the coding sequence ATGGCGGGCAGTGATTTCATCGTGCTGTCGCACAGGGAGCCGTACCAGGAGCATACGACGCCGGAAGGCGACGTCGTACTGCGCCGGAAGACGAACGGTGTGTTCACGACACTGGACTCCGTGATGCGACAGAAACGCGGCACCTGGATCGCGTGGCGCGAGCACACGGAGGGCACCGAGTTCGTGCCGCGGGTGCGCGTACCGGATGCGGACGACCCGTCCGCCTACAACGTGCGTCGCATTCCGCTGACCCCGGACGAGGCCCGCCGCTTCTACTACGACTTCACCTCCACAGCGCTCTGGCCGGTGCTCTTCTCGCTGCTCGACAGGGCCCGCTTCACGGCGGAAGCGTGGGAGACCTACCAGCGTGTGAACCACATGTTCACGGATGCGGTGTGCGAAGAGGCCGCGCCGGATGCGCTCGTCTGGGTCAACGATTTTCACCTGATGCTGACTCCGCGGCTGATCAAGGAGCGGCGTCCCGATCTCCGGCTCGCGCTGTTCCTGCACACCACGTTTCCCCCACCCGACGTCTTCGGTATCCTGCCCTGGCGGGAGGAACTGCTGGACGGGCTGCTGCACCTCGACCTGATCGGCTTCCACATCGCATCGTACGCACAGAACTTCGCCGATACGGCCGAGCGCTTCATGAACGCGGAGGTGCTCGCGGTCGAGGAATCGAGCCTGGTGAAGCACGGGCCGGCGGTCGCAGTGCCGCGCTATCCGCGCACGCTGCGGTATGGCGAGCGGCGCATCGAGCTGGGCGAGTTCCCCGTCGGCGCGGACGTCGACTACTTCACGGGCGAGGCGCAGGCGGAGACGACGAAGCACGCCGCGGAGGAGGTGCGCGAGCGGACCGGCGCGGACACGATCATCGTCTCGGCCGAGCGACTGGACTACGTCAAGGGCGTGCTGGAGCGGCTGGAGTGCTTCGAGCGCTACCTGGAGCGTCACCCGGAACGCCACGGCAACGTGTCCTTCATCCAGATCGCCGTGCCGACGCGCACGGGGATGGAGGAGTTCCAGGCGATGCGGCGGCAGGTCGAGGAGGCGGTCGGCAGGATCAACGGCCGCTTCGGCGGGCTGGAGTGGCAGCCCGTGCTGCACCTGTACGGTTCGCTCGACCGTCCCGAGCTGGTTGGCCTTTACGTTGCCGCGGACATAGCGTGGGTCACACCGTTGCGCGACGGCCTGAACCTGGTCGCCAAGGAGTACGTGGCGGCGCAGATTGGCGGGACCGGTGCCGTCATCCTGTCCGAGTTCGCCGGGGCGGCGGCCGAGCTGCGCGGCGCGATCCTGACCAACCCGTACTCGCCCGACGACATGGATCGCGCGCTCGAAGAGGCAATGGACATGGACGAAGGGGAGCGCACGGGGCGCATGCTGATGCTGCGGGACCGCGTGCTGTCCTGGGACGTGCACCGCTGGTCCCGGGCATTTCTCGACGCGGCGGAGCGCGCAGGCGCAGCGACCGCGCATACCTGA
- a CDS encoding HD domain-containing phosphohydrolase has product MAVQGRQTEDITSARVLIVDDEEAVIRLTERVLSRQGIANIRTTTDPRRVLPLFREVEPDLVLLDLHMPGLDGFAVLRQLTARVPEGEYLPILVVSGDLTAEAKQKALSFGASDFVHKPFDVAELQLRVRNLLRIREMTGRLEQRVRDTATEATVAELEHVSRLALVAELSDYGDGAHVQRVGRTSALVGERLGMEPDEVHRLRYAAPLHDIGKIALPDSILLKPDALSLDEWDVLKTHTTIGAQMFTGSRSLILQMAEEIALYHHENWDGTGYTPGLGGADIPLVGRIVAVADVFDALTHERPYKAAWSVEDTVEWMESMRGRKFDPGVLDALFAVLGTQDLATLDPEDEALGYTII; this is encoded by the coding sequence ATGGCCGTGCAGGGTCGGCAGACGGAAGACATCACCAGCGCTCGCGTGCTGATCGTCGACGACGAGGAGGCGGTGATCCGCCTGACGGAGCGCGTGCTCAGCCGTCAGGGCATTGCGAACATCCGGACCACGACCGACCCGCGGCGGGTGCTGCCGCTGTTCCGGGAAGTGGAGCCCGACCTGGTGCTGCTGGACCTCCACATGCCCGGGCTCGACGGCTTCGCAGTGCTCCGGCAGCTCACCGCGCGCGTGCCCGAGGGTGAGTACCTGCCGATCCTGGTCGTCTCGGGTGACCTCACGGCAGAAGCCAAGCAGAAGGCACTCTCGTTCGGGGCCAGCGACTTCGTGCACAAGCCGTTCGACGTCGCCGAGCTGCAGCTGCGCGTGCGCAACCTGCTGCGCATCCGCGAGATGACGGGCCGACTCGAGCAGCGGGTGCGGGATACCGCCACGGAGGCAACGGTCGCCGAGCTGGAGCACGTGAGCCGCCTGGCGCTGGTCGCGGAGCTCTCCGATTATGGCGATGGCGCGCACGTGCAGCGGGTCGGGCGCACCTCGGCCCTGGTCGGCGAGCGGCTCGGCATGGAGCCCGACGAGGTGCACCGGCTGCGCTATGCCGCGCCGCTGCACGACATCGGCAAGATCGCGCTGCCGGACAGCATTCTCCTCAAGCCGGACGCGCTCTCGCTGGACGAGTGGGACGTGCTCAAGACGCACACCACGATCGGCGCCCAGATGTTCACGGGCAGCCGCTCCCTGATCCTGCAGATGGCCGAGGAAATCGCGCTTTACCACCACGAAAACTGGGACGGCACCGGCTACACGCCCGGGCTCGGCGGCGCCGACATTCCCCTCGTCGGCAGGATCGTTGCAGTGGCGGATGTATTCGACGCCCTCACGCACGAGCGGCCGTACAAGGCGGCGTGGTCCGTGGAGGACACGGTGGAGTGGATGGAGAGCATGCGGGGGCGGAAGTTCGACCCCGGCGTGCTCGACGCGCTCTTCGCCGTTCTCGGTACGCAGGACCTCGCCACGCTCGACCCGGAGGACGAGGCGCTCGGGTACACGATCATCTGA
- a CDS encoding alkaline phosphatase, translating into MKNRNTMDRAAVLIATVFTGLACSTTVAQNSTGHATGSAAPPTRVIFIVGDGSGLAQWSALRLAQDALPAVAELPVIGLVDTRCDCPLTTDSGAGATAYSIGIRTGYTMIGVDADSVPHTTVLEAAEARGLSTGMVTTTHITDATPAAFGAHVPSRYDRYGIAAQYADRDIEVLLGGGRWFFEHHPSGSLLERLRTRYTFVATPAEFARVDFANTDRLLGLFADSTTYPDASVRPSLPDMARAALTILDRNPRGFFLLLENEDTDDLNHDNQPFDQVVGGMRELDDMIAVALEYQQRNPETLIVVVGDHETGGLMVTLPRGQAPKATFSTRGHSSSMVPLFAGGPGAEAFGNWLTNAQVGQLLMRAVTGGSASAQ; encoded by the coding sequence ATGAAGAATCGGAATACCATGGACCGGGCGGCCGTCCTGATCGCAACCGTGTTCACGGGCCTGGCCTGCAGCACCACCGTCGCGCAGAACAGCACGGGGCACGCTACGGGCAGTGCGGCTCCGCCGACGCGCGTCATCTTCATCGTTGGTGACGGGAGTGGCCTGGCGCAGTGGAGCGCGCTCAGGCTCGCGCAGGACGCGCTTCCCGCCGTTGCGGAGCTGCCGGTGATCGGCCTCGTCGACACGCGCTGCGATTGCCCGCTCACCACCGACAGCGGCGCGGGTGCGACCGCCTACTCGATCGGCATCCGGACCGGCTACACCATGATCGGCGTGGATGCCGACTCGGTGCCGCACACGACCGTCCTCGAAGCGGCCGAGGCGCGCGGGCTGTCCACGGGCATGGTGACGACCACCCACATCACGGATGCGACGCCCGCGGCGTTCGGCGCGCACGTCCCATCGCGCTACGACCGGTACGGCATCGCCGCGCAGTACGCGGACAGGGACATCGAGGTGCTGCTCGGTGGCGGTCGCTGGTTCTTCGAGCACCACCCATCCGGCTCGCTGCTCGAGCGGCTGCGCACGCGCTACACCTTCGTCGCCACCCCGGCGGAGTTCGCCCGGGTGGACTTCGCGAACACGGACCGGTTGCTGGGCCTGTTTGCCGACTCGACGACGTACCCCGACGCGAGCGTGCGGCCGTCGCTGCCGGACATGGCGCGCGCCGCGCTGACCATCCTCGATCGCAACCCGCGCGGCTTCTTCCTGCTGCTCGAGAACGAGGATACCGACGACCTGAACCATGACAACCAGCCGTTCGACCAGGTCGTGGGCGGCATGCGGGAGCTGGACGACATGATCGCGGTCGCGCTGGAGTACCAGCAGCGCAATCCGGAAACGCTGATCGTCGTCGTGGGCGACCACGAGACGGGCGGGCTGATGGTGACACTGCCGCGCGGCCAGGCACCGAAGGCGACGTTCAGCACGCGCGGGCACTCCTCATCGATGGTCCCGCTGTTTGCCGGCGGCCCGGGCGCCGAGGCCTTCGGAAACTGGCTGACGAACGCCCAGGTCGGACAGCTGCTCATGCGTGCCGTCACCGGCGGCAGCGCAAGCGCGCAGTGA
- a CDS encoding YigZ family protein translates to MSGQGYPIPATTHRTEQTVQRSRFVATLAHAPDVDAARTFIERVRAEFSDATHNCWAFLAGRPGSTSHVGFSDAGEPHGTAGRPMLDVLLHSGIGEVAAVVTRWYGGVKLGKGGLVRAYGGAVQYNLETLPTKLLVERITLDVHVGYPEVEPLRRLLAEAGADVLEEHYGADVRYRTAVPVSNAPALRQGVADISAGRARIEDVEQA, encoded by the coding sequence GTGAGCGGGCAGGGTTACCCGATCCCCGCGACGACGCATCGCACCGAGCAGACGGTCCAGCGCAGTCGCTTTGTCGCAACACTCGCACATGCACCGGACGTGGACGCCGCGCGCACCTTCATCGAGAGGGTGCGCGCGGAGTTTTCGGATGCGACACACAACTGCTGGGCCTTTCTTGCAGGGCGGCCCGGCAGCACCAGCCATGTCGGCTTCAGCGACGCCGGCGAGCCGCACGGCACCGCCGGTCGACCCATGCTCGATGTACTGCTGCATTCCGGGATCGGCGAGGTCGCGGCAGTCGTGACGCGCTGGTACGGTGGCGTCAAGCTGGGCAAGGGCGGGCTCGTCCGGGCGTACGGCGGCGCGGTGCAGTACAACCTGGAAACGCTGCCGACGAAGCTGCTCGTCGAGCGGATCACGCTGGACGTGCATGTCGGCTACCCGGAGGTCGAGCCGCTGCGCCGACTCCTGGCGGAGGCGGGCGCCGACGTGCTCGAAGAGCATTACGGAGCAGACGTTCGCTACCGCACCGCGGTACCGGTCTCCAACGCACCCGCCCTGCGCCAGGGGGTAGCGGATATCAGCGCGGGACGCGCCCGCATCGAGGACGTGGAACAGGCGTGA
- a CDS encoding trypsin-like peptidase domain-containing protein gives MQARLLHVLLPTVLIACNGAPAQTNGDITTQQQAQFTPGEALLIGIVRDVSPAVVGIRTSSGSGSGVIITPDGLIITNAHVVGRGGNVRVSLANGSEVDGRVLGIAQTVDIAVIDIQGDDLPHAVLGDSDALQVGQSAIAIGNPIGFERTVTTGVLSAMNRSLGFGYEELIQTDAAINPGNSGGPLLNSSGQVIGINTAAVREVPGQGPLAGLGFAIPINLARDIANQLATQGVVRRALLGIQHREVDPVIADQFGLPVNRGAIVLYVAPASPAQRAGLRQGDIITHIDDEELDDASDLRRILRQHDPGDVITVRGLRPQGQFTVRVELGEAVG, from the coding sequence ATGCAGGCCAGGCTCCTGCACGTGCTGCTGCCAACCGTCCTGATCGCGTGCAACGGCGCACCCGCCCAGACGAATGGCGACATCACCACCCAGCAGCAGGCTCAGTTCACCCCCGGCGAGGCCCTGCTGATCGGAATCGTTCGCGACGTCTCACCGGCCGTGGTCGGCATCCGCACGTCCAGCGGCTCCGGCTCGGGCGTGATCATCACACCGGACGGACTGATCATCACCAATGCGCACGTCGTCGGACGTGGCGGCAACGTACGCGTTTCGCTCGCCAACGGCAGCGAAGTCGACGGCCGCGTGCTCGGTATCGCGCAGACGGTCGACATCGCGGTGATCGACATCCAGGGCGACGACCTGCCGCACGCGGTGCTGGGCGACTCGGACGCGCTGCAGGTCGGCCAGTCCGCGATCGCGATCGGCAACCCCATCGGCTTCGAGCGGACGGTGACCACGGGTGTGCTGAGCGCCATGAACCGTTCGCTCGGCTTCGGCTACGAGGAGCTGATCCAGACCGATGCCGCCATCAATCCCGGCAACTCGGGTGGGCCGCTGCTCAACTCGAGTGGGCAGGTGATCGGCATCAACACGGCGGCCGTGCGCGAGGTGCCCGGCCAGGGTCCGCTCGCCGGCCTGGGCTTCGCGATACCCATCAACCTCGCGCGCGACATCGCCAACCAGCTCGCCACGCAGGGCGTCGTGCGACGCGCGCTGCTCGGCATCCAGCACCGCGAGGTGGATCCGGTCATCGCGGATCAGTTCGGCCTGCCCGTGAATCGCGGCGCAATCGTGCTGTACGTGGCGCCCGCGTCGCCGGCGCAGCGCGCCGGGCTCCGGCAGGGCGACATCATCACGCACATCGATGACGAGGAGCTGGATGACGCGAGTGACCTGCGCCGGATCCTGCGGCAGCACGACCCCGGCGACGTGATCACGGTGCGCGGATTACGGCCCCAGGGCCAGTTCACCGTACGCGTGGAGCTCGGCGAAGCGGTGGGCTGA
- a CDS encoding four-helix bundle copper-binding protein, whose protein sequence is MSRLEQMLDAHPHPAGHNGAEALRCIEACMECAETCTVCADACLEEQNVQEMVTCIRLNLDCAEVCRVTGTLMTRPSHRDAPALRAQLQACIEICRACGDECARHGEHMKHCAVCAEACRACAEACEVMIGALVP, encoded by the coding sequence ATGAGCAGACTCGAGCAGATGCTGGACGCGCATCCGCATCCTGCGGGGCACAACGGTGCGGAGGCACTGCGTTGCATCGAGGCATGCATGGAGTGCGCAGAGACGTGTACGGTGTGTGCCGACGCGTGTCTCGAAGAACAGAACGTCCAGGAAATGGTGACGTGCATCCGGCTGAACCTGGATTGCGCGGAGGTCTGCCGGGTCACGGGCACACTGATGACGCGGCCGAGTCACCGGGACGCGCCCGCGCTGCGCGCGCAGCTCCAGGCGTGCATCGAGATCTGTCGTGCCTGCGGCGACGAGTGCGCGCGCCACGGTGAGCACATGAAGCACTGTGCCGTGTGCGCCGAAGCGTGCCGGGCGTGTGCAGAGGCGTGTGAGGTGATGATCGGCGCGCTGGTCCCGTGA
- a CDS encoding DUF983 domain-containing protein: MLLRCPACGERQVRRTYFDFAESCPACGLRFDRGEHDYWIGGFMLNFVVGELIAVAFFLTAIVVTWPDVPWSWVLYGSILPAALGPALAYPFSRNLWFALDLIFRPAEPHEFVEPLA; this comes from the coding sequence ATGCTGCTGCGCTGCCCCGCGTGCGGTGAGCGGCAGGTGCGCCGGACGTACTTCGATTTCGCGGAATCATGCCCGGCGTGCGGGCTGCGCTTCGATCGCGGCGAGCACGACTACTGGATCGGCGGGTTCATGCTGAACTTCGTGGTGGGTGAGCTGATCGCGGTCGCATTCTTTCTCACCGCAATCGTGGTGACCTGGCCGGATGTGCCGTGGTCCTGGGTGCTGTACGGCTCGATCCTGCCCGCAGCGCTCGGGCCGGCGCTGGCGTATCCCTTCTCGCGCAACCTGTGGTTCGCGCTGGACCTGATCTTCCGGCCCGCTGAGCCGCACGAGTTCGTCGAGCCGTTGGCCTGA
- a CDS encoding chlorite dismutase family protein, with the protein MNHILEVRLSESTPRTLTHYALARFTQEYWNLAESERERIHSRLLADLRAATRKLDIYQVFPTEHRADICIWSAIDATELGAPAAFFEAFTRALNQHRRHIEIVDTLWGLTRPSQYSRAQRSTQEIDPFAEERLPYLVIYPFVKTAEWYILPREERQRMMNEHIRIGKQYPEITQLLLYSFGLQDQEFVVVYEMENLQQFSDLVAELRSSEGRIYTVRDTPLHTCIYRPAEETLALFR; encoded by the coding sequence ATGAATCATATCCTGGAGGTCAGGTTGTCGGAATCGACGCCGCGCACGCTCACCCACTACGCACTCGCGCGGTTCACACAGGAATACTGGAACCTTGCTGAATCCGAGCGTGAGCGGATCCATTCCCGGCTGCTCGCCGATCTGCGCGCAGCAACGCGCAAGCTGGACATCTACCAGGTCTTTCCGACCGAGCATCGCGCTGACATCTGCATCTGGTCAGCGATCGATGCAACCGAGCTCGGCGCGCCGGCGGCGTTCTTCGAGGCGTTCACGCGTGCGCTGAACCAGCATCGCCGCCATATCGAGATCGTCGACACGCTCTGGGGGCTGACACGCCCATCGCAGTACAGCCGCGCGCAGCGCTCCACGCAGGAGATCGATCCGTTTGCAGAGGAGCGGCTGCCCTACCTCGTCATCTATCCGTTCGTGAAAACGGCGGAATGGTACATTCTGCCGCGCGAGGAGCGGCAGCGGATGATGAACGAGCACATCCGCATCGGCAAACAGTATCCCGAGATCACGCAGCTTCTGCTCTACTCGTTCGGGCTGCAGGACCAGGAGTTCGTGGTGGTCTACGAGATGGAAAACCTGCAGCAGTTTTCCGACCTGGTGGCGGAGCTGCGCAGCAGCGAGGGGCGGATCTACACGGTGCGCGACACACCGCTCCACACCTGCATCTATCGGCCGGCGGAGGAGACACTCGCACTGTTCCGGTAG
- a CDS encoding SMP-30/gluconolactonase/LRE family protein, producing the protein MTSTRAVHGRDVSDGLRHVVAALALLLAGGACTTGGQSEQAASATLQDTTARVAQITGLTRPEAVRYDPEQDVWFVSNYGPSQDSVRDANGYISRVSADGTMEQLRFMSGTPQAPLHAPRGMIIRGDTLFVADADGVHGFHRTTGAHLAFIDMSALEPGFINDLAFDADGVLYATDTGRARVYRIRGGRAEIAVEGEETGPPNGITWDAARAALLLAPWNGEQRLRAWDPARNSFTVVGRLTGGNFDGIEIVPAGVLVASQVDSTLYVFDGERSTPVVRVPGAPADIGYDTRRGRVAVPYIALDRVDIWDLAQPQ; encoded by the coding sequence ATGACGAGCACACGGGCGGTTCATGGACGGGACGTGTCGGACGGGTTGCGCCATGTGGTTGCTGCGCTGGCTCTCCTGCTGGCCGGAGGGGCGTGCACGACCGGCGGCCAGTCGGAGCAGGCTGCGTCCGCCACCCTCCAGGACACCACGGCTCGCGTTGCGCAGATCACCGGGCTCACGCGCCCCGAAGCGGTACGTTACGACCCGGAGCAGGATGTCTGGTTCGTGTCGAACTACGGGCCCAGCCAGGACAGCGTGCGCGACGCCAACGGCTACATCTCCAGGGTGAGCGCCGACGGCACCATGGAGCAGCTCCGCTTCATGAGCGGCACGCCGCAGGCGCCGCTGCACGCACCGCGCGGCATGATCATCCGTGGCGACACGCTGTTCGTGGCGGATGCGGACGGCGTGCACGGGTTCCATCGCACCACCGGCGCGCACCTCGCCTTCATCGACATGAGCGCGCTGGAGCCGGGCTTCATCAACGACCTCGCCTTTGACGCGGACGGTGTGCTGTACGCCACGGACACGGGGCGCGCACGCGTGTACCGCATCCGCGGCGGGCGGGCGGAGATCGCCGTCGAAGGAGAGGAGACCGGTCCGCCGAACGGCATCACCTGGGACGCAGCGCGCGCCGCGTTGCTGCTTGCTCCCTGGAACGGCGAACAGCGGCTGCGCGCATGGGACCCTGCAAGGAATTCCTTCACGGTGGTCGGTCGACTGACGGGCGGCAATTTCGACGGCATCGAGATCGTCCCGGCCGGTGTGCTCGTCGCGAGCCAGGTCGATTCGACCCTGTACGTGTTCGACGGTGAACGCTCGACGCCGGTAGTGCGTGTGCCGGGCGCGCCCGCCGACATCGGGTACGATACGCGCCGCGGTCGTGTGGCCGTGCCGTACATCGCGCTGGACCGCGTCGATATCTGGGACCTGGCACAGCCGCAGTAG